A genome region from Bufo gargarizans isolate SCDJY-AF-19 chromosome 2, ASM1485885v1, whole genome shotgun sequence includes the following:
- the LOC122926076 gene encoding sulfate transporter-like: MRQHKNIEDSENDFPDQIEHSHSFQYVHVKLEEHVQPELSTKELITKKTREYCKSGPKVVANFFLTLFPVLQWFPRYKIKQYLPGDITSGIIVGIVTIPQSIAYSLLANQDPIYGLYTNFFCCIIYFLTATSRHNCVGTYGVLCLMVGDSVNKQLKAAGYITDGTTSTVVNSTLTNGTICDKSCYAITVATSLTFIVGVYQILMGIFQLGFISMYLSEPLLSGFVTGSSLTILTSQMKYLFGLKIPRRDGAGALVLTWIDIFSYIKTTNICDLVTSIVAIMTIVPVKEINDRFKNKMKIPFPVELIVIIVATLVSHYFKFNTNYKSSICGTIPTGFKTPKVPDWNLISSVAADAVPIAIIGFAMTVSLAEIFAKKYGYTIGTNQEMIAIGMCNLIPSFFSCFTSCAALAKSLLRESTGANTQLTGIISSAVLLLVLLAIAPLFYSLQNCVLGVITICSLRGALRKFADTPKMWRISKIDTMVWWVSMLSSSLISTEIGLLVAVCFSMLCVILRTQRPRATLLGKVSGTEIYEDQFTYKELNTIPYVKIFRFDASLYYANKDYFRNALYSKTGINPSLVAALQKKAKKEEEAASREPSNRFIARFNLIKTVKNPQKASRTSVPQLDIHSLIIDCGAMQFIDTVGLGILKDVRKDFEEICVEVFLVNCNPSVRRSLNDGGYFRNTSGDVELLAFHSVHDAVTFAERKFHEKQKEIQLRDNAFSFDPAQAISDDLKN, from the exons CATAAAAATATTGAGGACTCTGAAAATGACTTTCCTGATCAAATTGAACATTCACATTCATTTCAGTATGTGCATGTGAAGCTCGAAGAACATGTCCAACCAGAACTTAGCACCAAAGAACTTATCACAAAGAAAACCAGAGAATACTGTAAAAGTGGCCCGAAAGTAGTTGCCAACTTTTTTCTAACACTTTTTCCTGTTCTCCAATGGTTTCCACGTTATAAGATCAAGCAATACCTGCCTGGTGACATCACATCTGGCATAATTGTGGGCATTGTTACCATTCCACAGTCAATTGCTTATTCCCTGTTGGCCAACCAAGACCCAATTTATGGTTTATACACCAACTTTTTCTGTTGCATTATCTATTTCTTGACAGCAACATCCCGCCATAATTGTGTTGGAACATATGGAGTGCTTTGTTTGATGGTAGGAGACTCTGTGAACAAGCAGCTAAAAGCTGCAGGTTACATCACAGATGGGACCACCTCAACAGTGGTAAACTCAACACTTACCAATGGAACTATATGTGATAAAAGCTGCTATGCCATTACTGTGGCCACTTCTTTGACTTTTATTGTTGGTGTGTACCAG ATCCTAATGGGAATATTTCAGTTAGGATTCATCTCCATGTATTTGTCTGAACCCTTGCTGAGTGGTTTTGTTACTGGGTCATCCCTTACTATTCTGACTTCCCAGATGAAGTATCTCTTTGGCTTAAAGATTCCTCGTCGGGATGGGGCAGGGGCTCTGGTGTTGACTTGGATTGACATCTTTTCTTATATAAAAACTACTAATATATGTGACTTAGTAACTAGCATAGTTGCAATAATGACTATTGTACCTGTTAAAGAAATTAATGATAGGTTCAAGAATAAGATGAAAATCCCATTTCCAGTAGAACTGATAGTCATAATTGTAGCCACATTGGTTTCCCATTACTTTAAGTTTAACACCAACTATAAGTCGTCAATCTGTGGCACCATTCCTACTGGTTTCAAGACTCCCAAAGTCCCAGACTGGAACCTCATTTCAAGTGTAGCGGCTGATGCAGTCCCGATTGCAATAATTGGTTTTGCCATGACGGTATCCCTTGCAGAAATCTTTGCCAAAAAGTATGGGTACACAATTGGCACCAATCAAGAGATGATAGCTATTGGTATGTGCAATCTGATACCATCCTTTTTTTCCTGTTTTACTAGCTGTGCTGCACTTGCTAAAAGTCTTTTGAGAGAATCTACAGGTGCAAATACACAACTCACTGGCATCATCAGCTCTGCTGTGTTGTTGCTAGTACTGCTTGCTATTGCTCCTTTGTTTTATTCATTACAAAACTGTGTTTTAGGTGTCATCACTATTTGTAGTCTCAGGGGAGCGCTAAGAAAATTTGCAGACACTCCAAAAATGTGGCGCATAAGTAAAATTGACACAATGGTCTGGTGGGTCAGCATGTTGTCATCTTCCTTAATCTCGACTGAGATTGGGCTACTAGTGGCTGTTTGCTTCTCTATGCTCTGTGTGATCTTGCGTACACAAAGGCCAAGGGCGACTTTATTAGGTAAGGTCAGTGGGACAGAAATTTATGAAGACCAGTTCACTTACAAGGAGCTAAACACTATTCCTTATGTTAAAATATTCCGCTTTGATGCCTCTCTGTACTATGCCAACAAAGACTATTTCAGAAATGCTCTATACAGCAAGACCGGTATCAACCCATCACTAGTGGCAGCTCTGCAAAAGAAGGCCAAGAAGGAAGAAGAAGCAGCATCAAGAGAACCAAGCAATAGGTTTATAGCCAGGTTTAATTTGATCAAAACAGTTAAGAATCCTCAGAAAGCTTCAAGAACCTCCGTCCCTCAACTAGATATTCACTCACTTATTATTGATTGTGGTGCCATGCAATTCATAGACACGGTTGGTCTTGGTATTCTTAAAGACGTCCGCAAGGATTTTGAGGAGATTTGCGTGGAGGTGTTCCTTGTAAACTGCAACCCATCAGTGCGCCGCTCCCTTAATGATGGGGGATATTTCCGCAACACAAGCGGTGATGTAGAGTTGCTTGCTTTTCATAGTGTACATGATGCTGTTACATTCGCTGAAAGGAAATTCCATGAAAAACAGAAAGAAATTCAGTTAAGGGATAATGCTTTCTCTTTTGACCCAGCTCAGGCAATTAGTGATGACCTTAAGAATTAA